The following proteins are encoded in a genomic region of Thermococcus henrietii:
- a CDS encoding 1-deoxy-D-xylulose-5-phosphate synthase — protein MKTKILFLLFLVVFGFLAYSKYIQHERAVREKVELNNTLNLVQTDLEKFKLSYDSTHWAYLNQKVDDEDVERAIERVLELREMLLKLNASDDEIKDINVCLNETYSYQHRGQFYAALTEGRSCAILAADYLGSTLVLSNRTEFLEYIRGQFQSVEALQNKTAEKWKQTLGSGINFTDYLITGFVVEDNLIKAEIFLNQSRDFLKKLAETPNPTAPQEFENVSILGSWVVAYLEFARSFLMDSEALMNHLTLGTYNPTGLRDNVHALVGNLSRVDVPCEFEETMLKVACDWKDYHKKRGLLGVEKGYYSAAIYHLLYAIAIDEHLDEFEALNSTFATLKTPAEKVRMVLRLRHEALESINACHRDPLTSLYIRDAVGWYFKHGDAVLESMIKLRMEDPTLQPIYNYEMAKIIAKTMCPYVSEVLLNILTSP, from the coding sequence ATGAAAACGAAGATCCTCTTCCTTCTTTTTCTGGTGGTTTTCGGGTTCTTAGCCTACTCAAAGTATATTCAACACGAGAGGGCAGTAAGGGAGAAAGTAGAGCTCAACAACACCCTTAACCTGGTTCAAACGGACCTTGAGAAGTTTAAGCTGAGCTACGATTCCACTCATTGGGCGTATCTGAATCAAAAGGTGGATGACGAAGACGTTGAACGTGCCATTGAGCGGGTTCTGGAGCTTAGGGAGATGCTTCTCAAGCTAAATGCCTCAGATGATGAAATAAAAGACATCAATGTCTGCCTTAACGAGACCTATTCGTATCAACACAGGGGTCAGTTTTACGCTGCCCTCACAGAGGGCAGGAGCTGTGCAATACTCGCCGCTGACTACTTGGGCTCAACCCTTGTACTCTCAAACCGTACGGAGTTCCTTGAGTACATCCGTGGACAATTTCAAAGCGTGGAAGCATTACAGAACAAAACGGCCGAAAAGTGGAAACAAACGTTGGGAAGCGGGATTAACTTCACGGACTACCTTATAACGGGCTTTGTGGTGGAGGACAATCTCATCAAGGCTGAGATTTTCCTGAACCAATCCCGCGACTTTCTGAAAAAGCTTGCTGAGACACCTAACCCTACAGCGCCCCAAGAGTTTGAGAACGTGAGCATACTCGGAAGTTGGGTGGTGGCTTACTTGGAGTTCGCTAGGAGCTTTTTGATGGACTCGGAGGCTCTCATGAACCACTTAACCCTCGGCACTTACAATCCCACTGGGCTTAGAGATAACGTGCACGCGCTCGTGGGTAATCTCTCAAGGGTTGATGTCCCGTGCGAATTCGAGGAAACGATGCTAAAGGTGGCGTGTGACTGGAAGGATTACCACAAAAAGCGGGGGCTCCTAGGAGTCGAGAAAGGCTATTATTCAGCCGCCATTTACCACCTGCTGTACGCAATCGCGATAGACGAGCATCTCGACGAGTTTGAGGCCCTCAATTCAACTTTTGCCACCCTGAAAACTCCAGCGGAGAAAGTCAGGATGGTTCTTCGCCTGAGGCATGAGGCCCTGGAGTCAATTAATGCCTGCCATCGGGACCCACTAACGTCTCTCTACATTCGGGACGCCGTGGGATGGTACTTTAAGCACGGTGACGCGGTCTTGGAGTCCATGATAAAACTGCGCATGGAGGACCCAACGCTTCAGCCCATCTACAACTACGAGATGGCAAAAATTATAGCTAAAACGATGTGTCCTTACGTCTCAGAGGTGTTACTAAACATACTGACCTCCCCCTGA